DNA sequence from the Streptomyces sp. MST-110588 genome:
ACGGAGCTGCGCGTCCTGATCCTGGCGGACAACGATCTGACCCGCGTCCCCTCCGCGCTGGGCCGGCTCCGCGCCCTGCACACCCTCGACCTCGGCCACAACGCCCTGACCGGACTGCCGGAGGAGATCGGTGACCTGGCCGGTCTGGCGCACTGCCTCTACCTCCACGACAACCGGCTCACCGCGCTGCCCGCCGCCCTCGGCAGGCTGGACCGGCTCGGCTATCTCAACGCCGGCGACAACCCGCTCGGCCGGCTGCCCGACGAGATCGGCGGCATGTCCGCCCTGCGGGAACTACGCGTCCAGCGCGCCCGGTTGACCCGGCTTCCGGATGCGCTCGGACGTCTGGCGCGGTTGCGGGAACTGTGGCTGCGCGGCAACTCACTCGGCGATCTGCCCGCGACGTTCGGCGCGCTGCGCGAACTGCGCGTACTGGAGCTGCGGGAGAACGCGCTGCCGCGCGTACCGGAGGCGCTGCGCGGGCTGCCGCTGCTGCGCCAGGTGGATCTGCGGGCCAACCGGCTGCGCCGGCTCCCGCACTGGGTGACGGAGTTGCC
Encoded proteins:
- a CDS encoding leucine-rich repeat domain-containing protein: MPHTLNLWKAGLGQVPATVWEQTELRVLILADNDLTRVPSALGRLRALHTLDLGHNALTGLPEEIGDLAGLAHCLYLHDNRLTALPAALGRLDRLGYLNAGDNPLGRLPDEIGGMSALRELRVQRARLTRLPDALGRLARLRELWLRGNSLGDLPATFGALRELRVLELRENALPRVPEALRGLPLLRQVDLRANRLRRLPHWVTELPSLEKLDLRWNAVDDEAVEVRGLRERGCVVLV